In Halovivax gelatinilyticus, the following are encoded in one genomic region:
- a CDS encoding winged helix-turn-helix transcriptional regulator, whose translation MTETRTSIREHVHANAGVHFNELVRAEAFAPGQVQYHLRRLIDEGAVVREEFYGQTHYYPPSTTDWERAALALFRRESSRAIVSTLLEREATTPATLARDLDLARSTVEYHLDRLVEREVVEKRYDHRNRVSLTLTNPTRTRRLLQAVEPSTPDRLVDRFTRFVDDVFEDATE comes from the coding sequence GTGACAGAAACCAGAACATCGATACGCGAACACGTCCACGCCAACGCCGGCGTCCACTTCAACGAGCTGGTCAGAGCGGAGGCGTTCGCGCCCGGACAGGTGCAGTACCACCTGCGCCGACTCATCGACGAGGGCGCGGTCGTCCGCGAGGAGTTCTACGGCCAGACTCACTACTACCCGCCGTCGACGACGGACTGGGAGCGCGCCGCGCTGGCGCTGTTTCGTCGGGAGAGCTCACGAGCCATCGTCTCGACCCTGCTCGAACGAGAGGCGACGACGCCCGCCACCCTCGCACGAGACCTCGACCTCGCCAGAAGCACGGTCGAGTACCACCTCGACCGCCTCGTCGAGCGCGAGGTGGTCGAAAAGCGCTACGATCACCGAAACCGGGTGTCGCTCACCCTGACGAATCCCACCCGGACGAGGCGGCTCCTCCAGGCGGTCGAACCCTCGACGCCGGACCGGCTCGTCGATCGCTTTACGCGCTTCGTCGACGACGTTTTCGAAGACGCCACCGAATAG
- a CDS encoding phosphatase PAP2 family protein, with protein sequence MWFDSTTVRTVRDTFPEWAAFLWALFSYVGSVWFVAPAIVIAFYFGPRDRFAPWLGTVMGAYAIMVGTKGYFEIGRPGVGPAIAPETLPVGIRHAYAPLVEVSSTSFPSGHAMAGTAIWLAFAFELDVGTRRQRLVGASAMIAAIGFSRVAVGLHYPIDVFVGAAIAAAFVAAVIALRRTVRTEYDRHAETTAVFVAVAAVSLVSFVVGGRVDAAALFGGAVGSAIAWTYATPPYSGWALSIDRVGHGLLGIGLLSAGAAVLLVTDWVVVWFGLGLFAGVVIVGLPRLVAVTIETEESSLGVSN encoded by the coding sequence ATGTGGTTCGACTCGACGACCGTCCGAACGGTTCGGGATACGTTCCCCGAGTGGGCGGCGTTCCTCTGGGCGCTCTTTTCGTACGTCGGGAGCGTCTGGTTCGTCGCGCCGGCGATCGTCATCGCCTTTTACTTCGGTCCGCGCGATCGATTCGCGCCCTGGCTCGGGACGGTGATGGGTGCGTACGCGATCATGGTCGGAACGAAGGGCTACTTCGAGATCGGCCGACCTGGCGTCGGTCCCGCGATCGCCCCAGAGACGCTCCCGGTCGGCATTCGCCACGCCTACGCACCGCTGGTCGAGGTCTCCTCGACGAGTTTTCCGAGCGGCCACGCGATGGCCGGAACCGCCATCTGGCTCGCGTTCGCGTTCGAACTCGACGTCGGTACCCGGCGCCAGCGTCTCGTCGGGGCATCCGCGATGATCGCTGCCATCGGTTTTTCCCGCGTCGCGGTCGGTCTGCACTACCCGATCGACGTGTTCGTCGGGGCCGCCATCGCCGCCGCGTTCGTCGCCGCCGTCATCGCACTTCGTCGAACCGTCCGAACCGAATACGATCGACACGCAGAGACGACCGCGGTCTTCGTCGCCGTCGCCGCCGTCTCGCTGGTCTCGTTCGTCGTCGGGGGTCGCGTCGACGCCGCCGCGCTGTTCGGCGGGGCCGTCGGATCGGCGATCGCCTGGACCTACGCGACGCCACCTTACTCCGGGTGGGCGCTCTCGATCGATCGGGTCGGTCACGGTCTGCTCGGCATCGGTCTCCTCTCGGCGGGGGCGGCCGTCCTGCTGGTCACCGACTGGGTCGTCGTCTGGTTCGGTCTCGGCCTCTTCGCTGGCGTGGTGATCGTCGGACTGCCTCGGCTGGTCGCGGTCACGATCGAGACGGAAGAGTCGTCGCTCGGTGTGAGTAACTGA
- the glnA gene encoding type I glutamate--ammonia ligase produces the protein MTTGNLTSTEESVLETIEHEDIDFLRLQFTDILGVVKNVSVPARQTEKAFREGIYFDGSSIEGFVRIQESDMRLIPDPETFAILPWRTNDHGAAARMICDVVDTSTGEPFAGDPRTVLKRTLDRAAELGYTVNVAPEPEFFLFEEDEDGRATTKTNDAGGYFDVAPKDLASDVRRDIIYGLESMGFEIEASHHEVAEGQHEINFEYDDAIATADNVATFRTVVRAIAAQHDLHATFMPKPIAEINGSGMHTHVSFFTEDGENAFHDGDDEFNLSETAHAFLAGVLEHAPAITAVANPTVNSYKRLVPGYEAPVYVAWSDRNRSALIRKPAARVPAASRIELRSPDPSCNPYLALAAIIEAGLDGIERDLEAPDPVRENIYEFDERKRDEYGIDTLPTNLGEAVDALEADEVVNDALGEHVCEKFIEAKRQEFDDYLVSVSEWELDRYLETF, from the coding sequence ATGACAACCGGCAATCTTACAAGTACGGAAGAATCGGTTCTCGAAACGATCGAACACGAAGATATCGACTTTCTTCGATTGCAGTTTACTGATATTCTCGGCGTGGTAAAAAACGTCTCGGTTCCCGCTCGCCAGACCGAGAAAGCGTTCCGCGAGGGCATCTACTTCGACGGCTCGTCGATCGAAGGATTCGTTCGGATCCAGGAGTCGGACATGCGCCTGATTCCCGATCCCGAGACGTTCGCCATCCTGCCGTGGCGCACGAACGACCACGGCGCGGCGGCGCGCATGATCTGCGACGTCGTCGACACCTCGACGGGCGAACCGTTCGCCGGCGATCCGCGAACGGTGCTCAAACGCACGCTCGACCGTGCTGCCGAGCTAGGATACACCGTCAACGTCGCGCCCGAACCCGAGTTCTTCCTCTTCGAGGAAGACGAAGACGGTCGCGCGACGACGAAGACGAACGACGCCGGCGGCTACTTCGACGTCGCGCCGAAGGACCTCGCGAGCGACGTCCGCCGGGACATCATCTACGGCCTCGAATCGATGGGCTTCGAGATCGAAGCGAGCCATCACGAGGTCGCCGAAGGGCAACACGAGATCAACTTCGAGTACGACGACGCCATCGCCACCGCGGACAACGTTGCCACGTTCCGGACGGTGGTCCGCGCCATCGCCGCCCAGCACGACCTGCACGCGACGTTCATGCCGAAACCGATCGCCGAGATCAACGGCTCGGGCATGCACACGCACGTTTCCTTTTTCACCGAGGACGGCGAGAACGCCTTCCACGACGGTGACGACGAGTTCAACCTGAGCGAGACGGCCCACGCGTTTCTCGCCGGCGTCTTAGAACACGCCCCCGCGATCACCGCCGTCGCCAACCCGACGGTCAATAGCTACAAGCGCCTCGTCCCGGGCTACGAGGCGCCCGTCTACGTCGCCTGGTCCGACCGCAACCGCTCTGCGCTGATCCGCAAACCCGCCGCGCGCGTCCCGGCCGCCTCGCGCATCGAGCTGCGCTCGCCCGATCCGTCGTGTAACCCCTACCTGGCCCTCGCGGCCATCATCGAGGCCGGTCTCGACGGTATCGAGCGCGATCTCGAGGCGCCGGACCCGGTCAGAGAGAACATCTACGAGTTCGACGAGCGAAAGCGCGACGAGTACGGCATCGACACGCTGCCGACGAACCTGGGCGAGGCGGTCGACGCGCTCGAAGCCGACGAGGTCGTCAACGACGCGCTCGGCGAGCACGTCTGCGAGAAGTTCATCGAGGCAAAGCGCCAGGAGTTCGACGACTACCTCGTCTCCGTCTCCGAGTGGGAACTCGATCGCTACCTCGAGACGTTCTGA
- the lrp gene encoding HTH-type transcriptional regulator Lrp — protein MTYENLDSKLVNALLGDGRASLRSLAEELDVSVTTVSNHLSDLEEAGVIDGYTPRVDYDALGYDVTAVIQLKVEGDALPEITDRLREHRQMISVYEVTGDYDVTAIGKFRDTDGMNEQIKTLLTDPDIKESNTSVVLNAVVENEQFDLDVEE, from the coding sequence ATGACGTACGAAAATCTCGACTCGAAGTTGGTGAATGCCCTGTTGGGAGATGGTCGCGCGAGCCTGCGAAGCCTCGCCGAGGAACTCGACGTGTCGGTGACGACCGTCTCGAATCACTTATCCGACCTGGAGGAGGCCGGCGTGATCGACGGCTACACCCCGCGCGTCGACTACGACGCGCTCGGCTACGACGTCACGGCCGTCATCCAGCTCAAGGTCGAAGGTGACGCCCTTCCGGAGATCACCGACCGGCTTCGCGAGCACCGCCAGATGATCTCCGTCTACGAGGTCACCGGCGACTACGACGTCACGGCGATCGGCAAGTTTCGAGACACCGACGGCATGAACGAGCAGATCAAGACGCTGCTGACCGACCCCGACATCAAGGAGTCGAACACGAGCGTCGTCTTGAACGCCGTCGTCGAGAACGAGCAGTTCGACCTCGACGTCGAGGAGTGA
- a CDS encoding Rid family detoxifying hydrolase yields MKRIISTDDAPAAVGAYSQATTNGSILFTAGQIPLTPDGELLDDEPISVQTEQALDNVVAILKEKGATPADVLKTTVFLADIDDFEEMNETYATYFDDEPPARSAVEVANLPKGAGVEIEAIANLE; encoded by the coding sequence ATGAAGCGAATCATCAGCACGGACGACGCTCCGGCCGCGGTCGGCGCGTACAGTCAGGCGACGACGAACGGCTCGATTCTCTTTACCGCCGGCCAGATTCCGCTGACGCCCGACGGCGAGCTGCTCGACGACGAGCCCATCTCCGTCCAGACCGAGCAGGCGCTCGACAACGTCGTCGCGATCTTGAAGGAGAAGGGCGCGACGCCCGCGGACGTCCTCAAGACGACGGTGTTTCTCGCCGATATCGACGACTTCGAGGAGATGAACGAGACGTACGCGACCTACTTCGACGACGAGCCACCCGCCAGAAGCGCCGTGGAGGTGGCGAACCTTCCCAAGGGCGCCGGCGTCGAGATCGAGGCCATCGCGAACCTCGAGTAA
- a CDS encoding DUF7471 family protein — translation MIRAMPASWHDPELTPLLLVVIALAAVGTTVLFLAAVVAYRRRRTARYALLSIVLGLLVTRSVVGLGTVFGVVPMTVHHLIEHGFDFLIAALLLWAVYRGGSPERADRTDGG, via the coding sequence ATGATTCGCGCGATGCCGGCGTCGTGGCACGACCCGGAGCTGACGCCGCTGCTTCTCGTCGTAATCGCGCTCGCCGCCGTCGGGACCACCGTCCTCTTCCTCGCGGCCGTGGTCGCCTACCGCCGCCGTCGGACGGCCCGATACGCGCTCCTCTCGATCGTACTCGGCTTGCTCGTCACGCGGTCGGTCGTCGGGCTGGGGACCGTCTTCGGCGTCGTCCCGATGACCGTCCACCACTTGATCGAACACGGCTTCGACTTCCTGATCGCGGCCCTGCTACTCTGGGCAGTCTACCGGGGCGGATCGCCGGAACGAGCGGACCGAACCGACGGCGGGTAA
- a CDS encoding DUF302 domain-containing protein: MSTEQTPAPTVEEALFTTLDLPFEDAVVHVQLEHEYQGFETVALTRLDEYVAGVLDTEIRKTALIVVCHAEIAKEALEIDPKLAGLLPCTTVVYEDGDDVCVYHASTTKAIRDLGCAPCECQPEVEALVEMTGEVMTDVWDNIEAHADGAGQV, from the coding sequence ATGAGTACGGAGCAGACGCCGGCTCCCACCGTCGAGGAGGCGCTTTTCACCACGCTCGATCTGCCGTTCGAGGACGCGGTCGTCCACGTGCAGTTAGAACACGAGTACCAGGGGTTCGAGACGGTCGCGCTCACGCGCCTCGACGAGTACGTTGCGGGCGTGTTAGACACAGAGATCAGGAAGACGGCGCTCATCGTGGTCTGTCACGCCGAAATCGCGAAGGAGGCCCTCGAGATCGATCCGAAACTCGCCGGGTTGCTCCCGTGTACGACGGTCGTCTACGAGGACGGCGACGACGTCTGCGTCTACCACGCCTCGACGACGAAGGCGATTCGCGATCTCGGCTGTGCGCCGTGTGAGTGTCAGCCCGAAGTCGAGGCGCTCGTCGAGATGACCGGCGAGGTGATGACCGACGTCTGGGACAACATCGAGGCCCACGCCGACGGTGCCGGCCAGGTGTGA
- a CDS encoding YihY/virulence factor BrkB family protein, with product MIDVDSIRLALRDAIFIARTRQLTLLSAGVAFYAFLSLVPIALLAVGVASSLGGEALAHRFSGAAAEFLTPAAQQLLADALVDDTGRRSATVVGAIGIIWGSSRVLRGLDRAFSLIYGTGGERSVLDTFWDAAVVAGAVTVGLGLVAGLELAIALAPVPGTGLVGPLFVFPALVAAFLPLYVIFPGRSVSVREALPGTMIAAVGWLALSRTFAIYAALASASAVYGALGGVLLVLIWLYLGAIVVVFGAVVNAVLADRGTDRQLQSPGSRQFGRRAMTDDATDRDGESPTSEPPTGSTTDDPGERASDATERATSAGEPSDGRRASDRTRDRADDPAALREEIERLRDELAAVEAGVESRTVRKEDLEGDLRRYVRRRVRRGKAHGWGPYLVLLYGTAMTIAAYYFLSSGWAVFAMFVIWTSTLGVYLLMVLFGTVFSVLGLPGRLRDRVGEWRS from the coding sequence GTGATCGACGTCGACTCGATACGTCTCGCTCTCCGAGACGCCATCTTCATCGCTCGGACCAGGCAGCTGACGCTTCTGTCGGCCGGCGTCGCGTTTTACGCGTTTCTCTCGCTGGTACCCATCGCGCTGCTGGCCGTGGGAGTAGCGTCGAGCCTGGGGGGCGAAGCGCTGGCACACCGGTTCTCGGGTGCGGCTGCCGAATTTCTGACGCCGGCCGCCCAGCAGCTGCTCGCCGACGCGCTCGTCGACGACACCGGACGCCGGTCCGCGACGGTCGTCGGGGCGATCGGTATCATCTGGGGATCGAGTCGGGTTCTCAGAGGGCTCGACCGGGCGTTCTCGCTGATCTACGGCACCGGTGGCGAGCGAAGCGTGCTCGATACGTTCTGGGACGCGGCCGTGGTCGCCGGTGCGGTCACGGTCGGACTGGGTCTCGTCGCCGGGCTCGAACTCGCGATCGCCCTGGCGCCGGTGCCGGGAACCGGTCTCGTCGGTCCGTTATTCGTCTTTCCGGCGCTGGTCGCGGCGTTTCTCCCGCTGTACGTCATCTTCCCCGGCCGGTCGGTGTCGGTTCGCGAGGCGCTCCCGGGGACGATGATCGCGGCCGTCGGCTGGCTCGCGCTCAGTCGGACGTTCGCTATCTACGCCGCGCTCGCCTCAGCCTCGGCCGTCTACGGCGCGCTCGGGGGCGTATTGCTCGTACTCATCTGGCTCTACCTCGGCGCGATCGTCGTCGTCTTCGGCGCGGTGGTCAACGCCGTTCTCGCCGATCGCGGAACGGACCGGCAGCTACAAAGTCCCGGCTCTCGACAGTTCGGCCGACGAGCGATGACCGACGACGCCACGGATCGCGACGGCGAGTCGCCCACGTCGGAGCCGCCGACGGGATCGACGACGGACGACCCCGGGGAGCGGGCGAGCGACGCGACCGAACGGGCGACGTCCGCCGGGGAACCGAGCGACGGACGACGCGCGAGCGATCGTACCCGCGACCGGGCGGACGATCCGGCCGCCCTGCGCGAGGAGATCGAGCGACTTCGCGACGAGCTGGCGGCCGTAGAGGCGGGTGTCGAGTCCAGAACGGTTCGCAAAGAAGACCTCGAGGGCGATCTACGACGGTACGTCCGCCGGCGCGTCCGTCGCGGCAAGGCCCACGGCTGGGGCCCCTATCTCGTATTACTGTACGGCACCGCGATGACGATCGCCGCCTACTACTTCCTCTCTAGCGGCTGGGCCGTCTTTGCCATGTTCGTCATCTGGACCTCGACGCTCGGCGTCTACCTGCTGATGGTTCTGTTCGGAACGGTGTTTTCGGTCCTGGGGCTTCCCGGCCGGCTCCGGGACCGCGTCGGCGAGTGGCGATCGTGA